A window of Pyrus communis chromosome 3, drPyrComm1.1, whole genome shotgun sequence genomic DNA:
AGGTTGAGAAAGCCAACTGttgtgttagaggcggttgTCTCATAAGATACATGGATCTGACATGTTTTCTTTGGAGTCCAtagatcccaaaatgacattactgTTTTTGGACATTCACCCCTCTACAATCGCCTAACGGGAGGTAAAgcacctcaacttgactactacatcaactGCCATCAATACAATATGAGGTATTACTTGGTAGAtggcatctacccaaagtggaCGACATTTGCCCAAATAATTTCAAACCCTAGGAATGATGCtgaaaagttgtttaccttacaccaagaggcatacgggaaagatgttgagagagctttcggtattctacaagcacaGTGGAAAATCATCAGCAAATTGAGaagagggtggagtcgagaaaatttggactacctcatgatgtcttgcatcatattacacaatatgatggtggaggatgagcgagatgAGTATATTGATAGAGAGTCCGCTGACgaccaagaagatccaaataggtcaagaagggctcatgcaaaaatatatgatgggcctaatttgtctttcaatccaagaactaGTAATATCtttataaatgagtacatgaggcgttatagaatgatgtgttctcgtgccacaaacaagta
This region includes:
- the LOC137728303 gene encoding uncharacterized protein; protein product: MTHANLINNYFNPNSMYTKKDFRRHYRMRRLVFEHLLCDVQQVNLYFRQKRDRAGHPGFSPHHKVYKDEYLREPNQEDMNRLIRKAEDHGFPGMIRSQNDITVFGHSPLYNRLTGGKAPQLDYYINCHQYNMRYYLVDGIYPKWTTFAQIISNPRNDAEKLFTLHQEAYGKDVERAFGILQAQWKIISKLRRGWSRENLDYLMMSCIILHNMMVEDERDEYIDRESADDQEDPNRSRRAHAKIYDGPNLSFNPRTSNIFINEYMRRYRMMCSRATNKYLQQDLVAHLWAKRSME